The Chrysoperla carnea chromosome X, inChrCarn1.1, whole genome shotgun sequence genome includes a region encoding these proteins:
- the LOC123302970 gene encoding zinc finger protein 525-like, which yields MEEILDENIKLEDGKIKNEILEDSVTIEQGRIKNEILEELDVSVNPEIIYVKQENLSTINCENELNTEFIIKDEIFDQGSLIIHKRTHPREKPFSCDICDKTFVYRSSLVDHKRIHSGEKLFRCDICDRKFTNPSHLISHKRTHSGVKPYPCNFCDKTFSQPSSLIVHKRIHSGEKRFSCEVCEKSFRHKSNLITHARIHSGEKPFSCEICNKTFNRQNNLTTHKRTHAGEKPFSCEICDKTFAQSSSLIVHKQIHSGEKRFSCEVCEKSFKVKYYLDCHKQTHSKERPFSCDICGKSFKQKNCVYVHKRLHKDGK from the exons ATGG aagaaatattagaTGAGAATATTAAACTAGaagatggaaaaattaaaaatgaaattctagAAGACAGTGTTACAATCGAACAAGGacgaattaaaaatgaaatattagaagAATTGGATGTTAGTGTGAATCCTGAAATAATTTATGTGAAGCAAGAAAATTTGTCTACAATTAATTGTGAAAACgaattaaatacagaatttattataaaagacgAAATATTCGAT CAAGGCAGTTTAATTATCCATAAACGAACACACCCtagagaaaaaccattttcgtgTGATATTTGTGACAAAACATTTGTTTATCGAAGCAGTTTAGTTgatcataaacgaattcatagcggagaaaaattatttcggtGTGATATTTGTGATAGAAAATTTACTAATCCTAGTCATTTAATTtcacataaacgaactcattcTGGAGTAAAACCATATCCATGCAacttttgtgataaaacattctCTCAGCCAAGCTCTTTAATTGTACATAAGCGAATCCATTCTGGAGAAAAACGATTTTCATGTGAAGTTTGTGAAAAATCATTTCgacataaaagtaatttaattacacATGCACGAATTCATAGTGgcgaaaaaccattttcttgtgaaatttgtaataaaacatttaataggCAAAATAACTTAACTACACATAAACGGACTCAtgctggagaaaaaccattttcatgtgaaatttgtgataaaacatttgctCAGTCAAGCTCTCTAATTGTACATAAACAAATCCATTCTGGAGAAAAACGATTTTCATGTGAAGTttgtgaaaaatcatttaaagtcAAGTATTATTTAGATTGTCATAAACAGACGCACAGTAAAGAAAGGCCATTTTCCTGTGATATTTgtggaaaatcatttaaacaaaaaaattgtgtatatgtGCATAAACGATTGCACAAAGATGGGAAATGA
- the LOC123302413 gene encoding 60S ribosomal protein L22-like, with protein sequence MAPTNLKPKGKSQLRGKGGQKKKKLAVRKFTVDCTHPVEDNILDVANFEQYLKERIKINGKTNQLGNVVSLERHKTKLSVNSEVPFSKRYLKYLTKKYLKKNNLRDWLRVVAAGKDTYELRYFQINSQQDDDTDDDNE encoded by the exons ATGGCCCca ACAAATCTAAAACCAAAAGGCAAGAGCCAATTACGTGGAAAAGGTGGCCAGAAGAAAAAGAAGTTAGCAGTACGAAAATTCACCGTTGACTGTACACATCCCGTTGAAGATAACATTCTAGATGTTGcaaattttgaacaatatttaaaagaacgtATCAAGATTAATGGAAAAACAAATCAACTTGGAAATGTGGTTTCACTTGAACGACATAAGACAAAACTCTCCGTTAATTCTGAG GTTCCATTCAGTAAACGTtaccttaaatatttaacaaagaaatatttaaaaaagaataatctaCGTGATTGGTTACGTGTAGTTGCTGCTGGTAAAGATACCTATGAATTAAGATACTTCCAGATCAACTCACAACAAGACGATGATACTGATGATGATAAcgaataa
- the LOC123302379 gene encoding carbonyl reductase [NADPH] 1-like isoform X2, protein MSDKRVAVVTGSNKGIGYAIVKGLCEKFDGVVYLTARNVERGQEAVKKLNDLGFKPEFHQLDINDVSSIDKFRDHIKEKYGGIDVLVNNAAIAFKNEDTTPFAVQSEVTVDVNYFGLLRVCKSLFPILKPHARVVNISSLAGHLFCIPSAELRQEFAQPSLTEEKLSTLMKKFVSDAKEGKHFERGWGNSAYVVSKVGVSALTFIQQREIKTPGVVVNAVHPGYVDTDMSSHKGPLTIEQGAEAPLFLALQPVGENEIKGKYVWFDKKIVDWYKEM, encoded by the exons ATGAGTGATAAGCGCGTAGCAGTTGTCACTGGCAGCAACAAGGGCATTGGATATGCAATTGTTAAAGGCTTATGTGAGAAATTCGATGGAGTTGTTTATTTGACAGCTAGAAACGTTGAGCGTGGACAGGaagctgtaaaaaaattaaatgatttggGTTTTAAACCAGAATTTCATCAATTGGATATTAATGATGTTTCCAGTATTGATAAATTCCGTGATCATATTAAGGAAAAATATGGAGGGATTGATGTTCTTGTAAATAATGCCGCTATTGCATTTAAG AATGAGGATACAACTCCATTCGCTGTTCAATCTGAGGTTACAGTTgatgttaattattttggtttacTTAGAGTCTGTAAATCGTTGTTCCCGATTCTAAAACCACATGCTCGTGTCGTTAATATTTCAAGTTTAGCGGGTCATTTGTTTTGTATACCGAGCGCAGAATTGCGTCAAGAATTTGCTCAACCAAGTTTAACTGAAGAAAAACTTTCtacattaatgaaaaaatttgttag tgaTGCAAAAGAAGGTAAACATTTTGAAAGAGGTTGGGGAAATTCAGCGTATGTGGTATCGAAAGTTGGTGTAAGTGCTCTTACATTTATACAACAACGCGAAATTAAAACACCAGGTGTAGTTGTGAATGCTGTCCATCCAGGATATGTGGATACTGATATGTCCAGCCACAAAGGTCCCTTAACAATTGAACAGGGGGCTGAAGCGCCATTATTTTTAGCATTACAACCAGTAGGTGAAAATGAAATCAAAGGAAAATATGTttggtttgataaaaaaattgtcgaTTGGTATAAAGAAATGTGA
- the LOC123302379 gene encoding carbonyl reductase [NADPH] 1-like isoform X1: MSDKRVAVVTGSNKGIGYAIVKGLCEKFDGVVYLTARNVERGQEAVKKLNDLGFKPEFHQLDINDVSSIDKFRDHIKEKYGGIDVLVNNAAIAFKVADSTPFPVQAQVTIDVNYFGLIRVCNSLFPILRTHARVVNISSSCGHLFQIKNEEVRQKFADVNLTEEKLSTLMRQFVSDAKEGKHFERGWGNSAYVVSKVGVSALTFIQQREIKTPGVVVNAVHPGYVDTDMSSHKGPLTIEQGAEAPLFLALQPVGENEIKGKYVWFDKKIVDWYKEM; the protein is encoded by the exons ATGAGTGATAAGCGCGTAGCAGTTGTCACTGGCAGCAACAAGGGCATTGGATATGCAATTGTTAAAGGCTTATGTGAGAAATTCGATGGAGTTGTTTATTTGACAGCTAGAAACGTTGAGCGTGGACAGGaagctgtaaaaaaattaaatgatttggGTTTTAAACCAGAATTTCATCAATTGGATATTAATGATGTTTCCAGTATTGATAAATTCCGTGATCATATTAAGGAAAAATATGGAGGGATTGATGTTCTTGTAAATAATGCCGCTATTGCATTTAAG GTAGCCGATTCAACTCCATTTCCTGTTCAAGCTCAAGTAACAATTGATGTTAATTATTTCGGGTTAATTCGTGTTTGCAATtctttatttccaattttaagaaCACATGCACGTGTAGTTAATATTTCTAGCTCATGTggtcatttatttcaaattaaaaatgaagaagtaCGTCAAAAATTTGCTGATGTAAACTTAACGGAAGAAAAACTTTCAACATTAATGCGACAATTTGTTAG tgaTGCAAAAGAAGGTAAACATTTTGAAAGAGGTTGGGGAAATTCAGCGTATGTGGTATCGAAAGTTGGTGTAAGTGCTCTTACATTTATACAACAACGCGAAATTAAAACACCAGGTGTAGTTGTGAATGCTGTCCATCCAGGATATGTGGATACTGATATGTCCAGCCACAAAGGTCCCTTAACAATTGAACAGGGGGCTGAAGCGCCATTATTTTTAGCATTACAACCAGTAGGTGAAAATGAAATCAAAGGAAAATATGTttggtttgataaaaaaattgtcgaTTGGTATAAAGAAATGTGA
- the LOC123302971 gene encoding zinc finger protein 271-like gives MAKIVFIEKTILLNEIFDESVVKSFGTCVGEKSYPCDICKKSFKNKNHLINHSRIHTGEKPFSCDYCEKSFRIKHHLVGHTRIHTKDKTFSCEVCDKILTDRVTLVLHKRIHTGEKPFSCDICEKLFRIKNDLIRHKRTHSGEKPFSCDICDKKFSEQGSLGKHKLTHSGEKPFLCDICEKSFRVKNNLTRHKRIHTKENPFPCDICGKTFARQSLLVQHKRIHTEENSFTSDILEESTTIQNNPPENKSPGIDVEEKPFSCDVCNKTFALKGNLVRHQRIHTGEKPFSSKNDLSRHKRIHSGEKLFSCDICNKTFYKKDRLDQHKRIHQVKIVHDPLKNEIPENSHVKYEKIDEPEEYLSTVDENMMFETELNSELII, from the exons ATGGCCAAAATAGTGTTTATTGAGAAAACTATACTACTCA atgaaatatttgatgaaagtgTTGTAAAATCATTCGGAACATGTGTTGGAGAAAAGTCATATCCATGTGacatttgtaaaaaatcatttaaaaataagaatcatttaattaatcattcaCGGATacacactggagaaaaaccattttcttgtgattATTGTGAAAAATCATTTCGAATCAAACATCATTTAGTTGGACATACGAGGATCCATACTaaagataaaacattttcatgtgaagtttgtgataagATACTCACTGATCGAGTCACTTTAGTtttacataaacgaattcacacgggtgaaaaaccattttcatgtgatatttgtgaaaaattatttagaattaaaaatgatttaattcgacataaacgaacacacagtggagaaaaaccattttcatgcgaTATTTGTGATAAGAAATTTAGTGAGCAAGGTAGTTTAGGTAAACATAAACTGACTCACtcgggagaaaaaccatttttgtgtgatatttgtgaaaaatcGTTTAGagtgaaaaacaatttaactaGACACAAACGAATACACACAAAAGAAAATCCGTTTCCATGTGATATTTGTGGGAAGACATTTGCTCGACAAAGCCTTTTAGTTCAACATAAGCGGATTCATACCGAAGAAAATTCATTTACAAGTGATATTTTAGAAGAAAGTACAACAATCCAGAATAATCCACCAGAAAATA aatCACCAGGAATAGATGttgaagaaaaaccattttcatgtgatgtttgtaataaaacatttgctCTTAAAGGTAATTTAGTTAGACATCAACGAATTCACacgggagaaaaaccattttcat CGAAAAATGATTTATCTCGACATAAACGCATACATTCTGGAGAAAAATTATTCTcctgtgatatttgtaataaaacattttataagaaAGATCGTTTAGATCAGCATAAACGTATTCATCAAGTTAAAATTGTTCACGATccacttaaaaatgaaattccaGAAAACAGTCAtgtgaaatatgaaaaaattgacGAACCAGAGGAATATTTGTCTACAGTCGATGAAAATATGATGTTTGAAACAGAATTAAATTccgaattaattatttaa